Below is a window of Oreochromis aureus strain Israel breed Guangdong linkage group 4, ZZ_aureus, whole genome shotgun sequence DNA.
gacctggcatcatggcaacaaaagtcaaaatacaTGTACCACATAAGTATataacattaaaacaaatactATATCCTGTACGAACATgtgaaaaatatacaataacagatCAAATTAAGAGcgatattaaaaacaatcacattgaGTAAGAGTTATTCTCTCGTTCCTTTAAGATGGACTTAAACTCCCCCAAGGTAACcaattctgataatttcagttcCTTCTGCAGATTATTCCAGGAAGCAGGGGCAGCgtatttaaaagcctttttccCCAATTCTGCTCTGATTTTTGGGACAATCAATTGTATGATATTGTGAGAACGAAGGCTGTATTGGTTGTGGTTtgtacacatataaacacataaataagaGGGAATCAGCCCAAGGAGAGATTTATAGATCAAGATGTATCTGGTTTCTTAGTCATCCAGCAAAAAATGATAGGTTAaactcagttttctttttcctttcttcagACTTCCCTTCAGGAGTGTTTCAGGTTATTGGAGGAGACCTTCCCCTCCACAGAGGAACAATGGGTAGGTTGCCACCATAGTCTGTTCTCttctcatttgtttttaatcttttccTTATGCTTAACAGTGCTCAGAATTTCTTTTGGTTGCTTTGACCTCAGTTAAATGATGCTGGTGGTGGAGTGGAGGACCTGGAGAGTCAGCCCTCAGACAGAGACCCCCTACTGTTCTCCACTGATAATCCCTCCATGGACTTTGAGCTCCATTGGCAGGATTTGCTAAATATCATGGAACCTGAGGTGACTaggagaataaaaataaatgaaaatatatttgcTAAATAGAGTGAGATAAAAATATgggataaaatgtaaaaatcaagATACAGTAAATTTAGAGACATTTCTCATCTCTGCCCTCCAGAACACAGACATGGACATGGCATCATCAGGCCACAATCTAAATTCAAGACCATCTGGAACCTTTCGAGGAAATGTGTCTGGAACATTGTCTAACTGCTGTGACAATCCTGCTACAGAGGCTGATCAGGAGACCCTTTTGATGGAGACTCATTTACAACATGGTAATTAATTTCATAATAAACTATAGCTCTTTATGTTATGTCTATGTTTccatagtttttaaaaataccttGTGACCTTTTTCTGTAGATGCTTAGACGTAGTTAGTAGAGATGTAGTTGAAGAGctccagaaaaaaataattaggaCACTGAGCTCAACTTAAAAAAATTTGtctgggtttttaaaaataatacaaaacactGATCACTTTCATAGTCAAGATTACAGATAGGAATTGGAAAGTTCTAATAACTTTGAAAAACCCTTAGAAAACTCCTGTATAAGATCCAGACATTTTCTAAATATATGACATAATTTGGTTTTCTTGTTTACAGaaaattctgtgaatgtttgTTCCAAACCCACAACCTGTTGtaaataatatatgtatatttttgccCACACCATCTTTCCAGGTTTATTAGAGCCTCTAACTGAGTCTGAGACAGTCCTGCTTCCATTAACCCCTACCGCAGAATTGGATGACCACAACTCAGCATTGAACACACAGGACACTTTGAATAACATTGATGGACATCCCTTGAATAGTCCTCCAGATCAAACAGATCTGCTTGCAGAAGAACCTTTAGAAGACTTCAGCATGGAACTAATGGAAGAAGATAACATTATCACTTTTTTATCACAAGTTTATGTGGGTAGGATGGAACCAGAACATCTTTCTGGCATTGATGTTAACTTTCAATCTTCCAATTCCACCATACCTTTAGAAGGAAATGTTATGACCCAAGACCTTGCGGGATCTCCTCCCAGTCACCTTTTGGGGTATGAAGACAATGAAGATGATCTTCCTATTCCACTTAGTGATCTTTTAGAGGATGCTACCATTTTGGATGAAATTAGATTGTTGGACCAGGCTCTGGAGGAAGGATTCAGTCCTGAGATGGCAGCCAGATTGGAAGATGAAAGCTACTTCAACCATGAACTAGCAGAACAGGAAATTTCCAATGATGATGACCACTTAGGCTCTAAGATTGCAGTCAGAGAAAATCATGGTCGACCATCAACACATCATCATGGCAATTCCACAGGTAGGCAATACCATaactattttatttacaaaatctgTAACCGTTACAGTTCAGCACAGTTCTTTGAAGAGcatgataaataaaaaaatgcacatAATGAAACCGTGAAACTTACTTTGAACCTTAATCTTCCTAGATTGTGAGGATGAGCTAGATTCAGACTCTGGTCTGTCCTTGGACTTCAGCCACAGCCCTGCTTCTCCATGTACTTCTGAGGCCTCCTCTTGTTCCTCTTCGTCAACGTCCTCTTCATTTTATGTCTCAGCTACGGGAAGTTTCTTCTCCAAAGATGATGAAGAGGATTCTGAGGAAGGCTTAGCTGGTTCAGATATGGAAGCAGTAATGATGATAAAGCAGGAAGAGCTTGAAGAGGAAGAGATGGGGGCAGTTGGAGGAGAGAATCATGAAAATAAGCTTGTTCCTGTCGACTATTCTGATCATAGTCTGTTTCATGGGTTTTCCTGGCTGGAGCATATTGGCCATGATCACACGTATAACATGCCCTGGTCCTCCGCCTGTTCTATCCCCCTTGGCAA
It encodes the following:
- the nfe2l1a gene encoding endoplasmic reticulum membrane sensor NFE2L1a isoform X1 — protein: MLHLKKYFTEGLIQMAILLSLCGVRVDVELEPYLPSSLHEMILGPTSALTETQFHNLRNHLEEGLHPKSVELDGFSTAQRLLGWVRSLDRLHVPHAELETWLVQREPEPLPIRSPDQASLLERIPAEIERELTALPVEPQAELEDEEEKEDTETSLQECFRLLEETFPSTEEQWLNDAGGGVEDLESQPSDRDPLLFSTDNPSMDFELHWQDLLNIMEPENTDMDMASSGHNLNSRPSGTFRGNVSGTLSNCCDNPATEADQETLLMETHLQHGLLEPLTESETVLLPLTPTAELDDHNSALNTQDTLNNIDGHPLNSPPDQTDLLAEEPLEDFSMELMEEDNIITFLSQVYVGRMEPEHLSGIDVNFQSSNSTIPLEGNVMTQDLAGSPPSHLLGYEDNEDDLPIPLSDLLEDATILDEIRLLDQALEEGFSPEMAARLEDESYFNHELAEQEISNDDDHLGSKIAVRENHGRPSTHHHGNSTDCEDELDSDSGLSLDFSHSPASPCTSEASSCSSSSTSSSFYVSATGSFFSKDDEEDSEEGLAGSDMEAVMMIKQEELEEEEMGAVGGENHENKLVPVDYSDHSLFHGFSWLEHIGHDHTYNMPWSSACSIPLGKMPTKHAKSARQHDSVKPYPQSFSRSISENKIWSRDERRAQTLKIPFSSEVIVNLPVEDFNSLLSNYQLSEEQLTLIKDIRRRGKNKIAAQNCRKRKQDVLLGLEDDVSSLRRHRSRLLREKRETLRHLQEIRHHMEMLYKQVFSRLTSEEGSPMDATEYMLHFKPNGRNSKKQSQKDKEK
- the nfe2l1a gene encoding endoplasmic reticulum membrane sensor NFE2L1a isoform X2; translated protein: MLHLKKYFTEGLIQMAILLSLCGVRVDVELEPYLPSSLHEMILGPTSALTETQFHNLRNHLEEGLHPKSVELDGFSTAQRLLGWVPHAELETWLVQREPEPLPIRSPDQASLLERIPAEIERELTALPVEPQAELEDEEEKEDTETSLQECFRLLEETFPSTEEQWLNDAGGGVEDLESQPSDRDPLLFSTDNPSMDFELHWQDLLNIMEPENTDMDMASSGHNLNSRPSGTFRGNVSGTLSNCCDNPATEADQETLLMETHLQHGLLEPLTESETVLLPLTPTAELDDHNSALNTQDTLNNIDGHPLNSPPDQTDLLAEEPLEDFSMELMEEDNIITFLSQVYVGRMEPEHLSGIDVNFQSSNSTIPLEGNVMTQDLAGSPPSHLLGYEDNEDDLPIPLSDLLEDATILDEIRLLDQALEEGFSPEMAARLEDESYFNHELAEQEISNDDDHLGSKIAVRENHGRPSTHHHGNSTDCEDELDSDSGLSLDFSHSPASPCTSEASSCSSSSTSSSFYVSATGSFFSKDDEEDSEEGLAGSDMEAVMMIKQEELEEEEMGAVGGENHENKLVPVDYSDHSLFHGFSWLEHIGHDHTYNMPWSSACSIPLGKMPTKHAKSARQHDSVKPYPQSFSRSISENKIWSRDERRAQTLKIPFSSEVIVNLPVEDFNSLLSNYQLSEEQLTLIKDIRRRGKNKIAAQNCRKRKQDVLLGLEDDVSSLRRHRSRLLREKRETLRHLQEIRHHMEMLYKQVFSRLTSEEGSPMDATEYMLHFKPNGRNSKKQSQKDKEK